The following are from one region of the Cystobacter ferrugineus genome:
- a CDS encoding RluA family pseudouridine synthase, whose amino-acid sequence MNASATTHTLVVEADKAGQRVDLFIGEALGLSRARLKKLFDAGAVKVDGRAAKKGMLVAAGQRIGVVVPEERREVVPEPGAPLVVLHEDETLVFLDKPAGTPSHPLQPGETGTLANALVARHPECAGASEDEREGGLCHRLDIETSGVMVAARTREAWTAVREAFGGRAVDKRYWALVTGPLADEGEIELPLRHHPRHPDRVEPAVEGGEGAREAHSEFRVLAREGEYSLVEVRISTGVLHQVRAHLAAVGAPIVGDALYEGREEPGLGRFFLHARALALTHPVTRKPVRVESPLPSELRAVLEKHALAVPPGA is encoded by the coding sequence GTGAACGCGAGCGCGACGACGCACACGCTGGTGGTGGAGGCGGACAAGGCCGGGCAGCGGGTGGATCTCTTCATCGGAGAGGCCCTGGGGCTGTCGCGCGCGAGGCTCAAGAAGCTCTTCGACGCGGGCGCGGTGAAGGTGGACGGCCGCGCGGCGAAGAAGGGGATGCTCGTCGCGGCGGGCCAGCGCATCGGCGTGGTGGTGCCCGAGGAGCGGCGCGAGGTGGTGCCGGAGCCGGGAGCCCCGCTGGTGGTGCTGCACGAGGACGAGACGCTCGTCTTCCTGGACAAGCCCGCGGGCACCCCGTCCCACCCCTTGCAGCCGGGCGAGACGGGCACGCTGGCCAACGCCCTGGTGGCGCGCCATCCCGAGTGCGCCGGGGCCTCGGAGGACGAGCGCGAGGGCGGGCTGTGCCACCGGCTGGACATCGAGACGTCCGGGGTGATGGTGGCGGCGCGCACGCGCGAGGCGTGGACGGCGGTGCGCGAGGCGTTCGGTGGGCGCGCGGTGGACAAGCGCTACTGGGCGCTGGTGACGGGGCCCCTGGCGGACGAGGGGGAAATCGAGCTGCCCCTGCGCCACCACCCGCGGCATCCGGACCGGGTGGAGCCCGCGGTGGAGGGCGGCGAGGGCGCGCGCGAGGCGCACTCGGAGTTCCGCGTGCTGGCGCGCGAGGGCGAGTACAGCCTCGTGGAGGTGCGCATCTCCACGGGCGTGCTGCACCAGGTGCGTGCCCACCTGGCCGCCGTGGGCGCCCCCATCGTGGGCGACGCGCTGTACGAGGGCCGCGAGGAGCCGGGGCTCGGCCGCTTCTTCCTGCATGCCCGCGCGCTGGCGCTCACCCACCCGGTGACGCGCAAGCCCGTGCGCGTGGAGAGTCCCCTGCCCTCGGAGCTGCGCGCCGTGCTGGAGAAGCACGCCCTGGCCGTGCCGCCCGGCGCGTGA